The window AAGACATTCTGTTTGAAAATGAAAAGGTAGTTAATGGTAACAGAGCTAGAAAACACTCAAAGCACAAAAAAGACTCCCCCAAGGTGCTTGAAGTTCATCATTTGCAGGATAGAGGAGAAAGCAAGTAAGAAACTATGTTTTCTACTTTGTCAAGTAGCCATGTttctacatatatacatatataatgactgctttttcttgttttattaatttctaACAGAGGATTGCTTAGATCTTGGAGTTGCAAGGAGTTGCTATGTCAGAAGATGAAAAAGTAAGACATGAAGCAAGAGGTTAACAAATAATCATGTATATCTTCATTGTAACTagaaatcaagaagaagaaaaaaatgagtgaaaaagaaaaaaaaaatgtacttaAATGCGTAAGAATTTTCTGAAAAGTCTCTAAGTTTGTTTTGTTTGATTAAACACTctaaaatttgtttttttataaaattgagcCTTCAAACAACTATACATGTATGCATTCAGGACTCTAATTTTTCAACATTTATAAGTATTTCTAACTAAGCTTTTGAAAtagtttgttttattttgtgttaAGTTCATAAATTCTAACTGTTAAATAAGTCCTTCATTTTTCCCAAACTATTTGAAAGTGCaagcaaacaaaacaaaacaaaaatatagacccaataaaaaagataaaaagctCTTGAACTAAGCCACTGAAAAAATATGGGgggaaaggaaaaggaaagtGACCTACACCTGCTGCCAAACCAGTAAGGAGCAGCCTTTCATCTCCATCTACGAAACCGATATGGATTTGTCTGTTTCGAGCTGTGCAGTTTCCATGTGTGGCCTCTCAATTATTAAATGCTTCATTCATTACTGATACTCTTCCAAGATAAGGTAAGCCTCTTCAGGTACTTCAGGATGGCAAATCCAAAATATGAGAAACGAATAGATGCGTGCTGCAATTGCTAGGTGTCTCATATATCCAGCGTCTGGAAAAAAAacttcaaacaaaaacaaaatacaaaaccaACTAATAAACTGTGCAATCATCCATAAATTACAGCAATTTAGAACTTATTCTCATAAGTTAGAATGTTGGTAAGATGCCAACATTTTAAGAGAAAGTTTAAGAGCCAAAGGAAAATGGACTTTTCATCCTTCTTAGCAGCGATTCTTCCTGAATCCATACCGAAAATGCTACAGCATTACCAATGCAAAGTTCCAAACATAAAGTGCAATGCATTAATGAAAGCAAtgagaatttttttattcaCTATGTCTGTTGTATCTCACAATTAGATTGTACATTATATCTTGAACATGAAACAAAagttatatacataattttgtAATGCTCATAAAACAAATGCCAACCTTAAACTTCAACCACAACATCCCATAACTATGATGAACATTTAGGCTATGCCATCATGAGCTATGAATAGTTAGtaaattaataacaaaaaatgtaaagttactATGTGATAGGTAGATAAATCAATTTCTGAGTTTCAATATAACTTTCTTGCTCTTATCTGCCAGCAATATGTAAGCCTTAACAAGTTCCTCCTTAATCATGAAAAGGACAGAGGCTGCAAAAACACTTTGTACTATCTTTGTGCCCATCCCCTTGTAAAAACTGGATAAACCTTCATAACGGATCATTTTAATTATAGCATCAAGAGTACCTGCATGTATGCCATccaaaataccaattttcacaATCATAACAAAGAGAAGCGAGGCAAGAATAGGGGGTCTCCAAGTCCATCAATGTAAATAAGGCAATGTTAGAGGACAATAACACAAATGAAGAGGAAGGCCAAACAACAAATGAATAAAGAGACCACTTTAGATGTGCATGGGTTCAAGTTTCACCAATGTCAAAACAACCCTGCTCTAATCCTTACAAgttctttttaaaataaaaaataaaaaaatgaatgccACAACCTTTGTTTGATACAAATAGGAAAATGCagaaaattactaaaataacaaATCACATTAGCATGGATTACATAAGAATTCACATCGTCTTACCTTCCTACACTTATTCCAAGATAAGACAGTTTACTCTTTTACtcaaaagttttttttaaattacactTTCAGCTTTTGCTCAGTGGTAGTGAACTGTCTTCAAGGCCTTAAGGTTGCCAGTTTGAACCCAATCAGAAAACCCaaagaaaaaaacaattaaGCCATCAACTTctgtttttttatgaaattatgCTAAGAATATGATCCTTGGTGATGCATACCCTTGGTTTTATTGAATCTCACACTTACCCCATCTTAGAAATACTGCTGCACAAGTACATTTCATGACAATCACAAGAGATTATGGGATACTAGCCAAAATCTCTCACAGCATATTGGCGTTTGAACGCACAACTCCATCATTTTATCTCATTAACTACTGCTGAATCACATTCTTGAGTAAAAAGTAACAAGGAATATATGAGTACATGACTTTGAGATCAAGGAATGCGCGACAAAGATACCACTAAATGACGAGACAAGGATGTGAGCTTTTATGGCTATGGTTGTACAGTCATTATAAATCTTTGGTTCGATCTGGTCAAACTTAGGATCCCCAATAGAGAAGCCATttgctaaatttttaaaaatctcCATCAAGACTCAAGAGATTACAGGTTCAAATCTTGGTAGTTGGAATGGGAGTGCTTGAAAGGATTGAgatcaaaaaacaaaacaaaaaaaggtTTGATCCAACATGCAAAAACAaggggtaaaaaaattcataaatttttAGGTAATGTGGCCAGTTGAATTATGCTCGCATCTATCTGAAATCAAACCTGAGTATCTCAATGAATTACTTCCCCCAATCTCCTGTTTTGCTTGAAGCCTTGACTGCAAATAGAGAAACACCATAAAGAACATATTTGAAGAATAAATATAGGCTAGTTTGTTGTGTGTGTATCTTTGTATTTTAGTGAAATTCTTTTGTATCAAAATAAGCTAAATTAGTTTCTtattgtcagatattaatatgaattgggcttttaactatcagcttaagcttttagttcaattggttccatgacactTATTGTTTGTTGTGCGTGTATCTTTTAGATCATAGCATAGTTGTTAGAATCGTACGAGTCGCGAGTCGATTCGTACGATTCGATTCGATTCATGAAGAATTCGAGTCGTATCTATGGTACGACTCGGAAGCTTCATGAATCGGCCGAGTCACTACCGATTCGGCCGATTCATCGAGTCACCGAGTCACCCGAGTCGGTCAATTCAGGccaccatttaaaaaaaaaatcaatttttaacaaCTAAAAAACGTACAGCAGAAGAAGATGACTATTcactttacaaaaacaaaacaaaaaaacgtACAGAAGTTATGAAACACAAATAGTTTCAATTAGATCACTCTTCACTTTACAAATTCCAAAACCTTCCCTCTGTATTTTCtatttagatattaaaattgcatttttggactaatatttaaagttaaatatggttaatattttattttttatagcattttgaatttgatcTGAATCTTACGATTCGATTCGATTCACGAGTCCCGATTCGCAAAATGAGATTTCGAGTCAcgagtcgaatctcgatttaacaactatggatcATAGCATGCAAGAAATACAGATCTGTAGTTGCCTGCTGACGGTGAAAAGGTCTGGCTAAGGCACAGGCCATGAATCTTGTGTGTAAATGAGTTATTGCATATTAAGATGGCAGCgtaaatctacaaaatattTAGTACTGCAATACCAGTGACCACATAATATTCCCTATTATTTGAAAGAGAAACTTGAGAAGAGGACAGCAATTTTGTGGAGTTGGAAGTAATCACTGCTGATTGACATTTATGTCTTTTCTAAATAGTACTTTggacaataatttatttaaattacctTGACAACCAACAAGGGGTATGTTGTGACAGTTGCTCCAAGTTTTGCCAAGGCCCCAAGTAAGAAGACCTTTTCACATAACATGACAAATCCAAATATTTGTCAGAGAATGACATAACCAAACAAGAGGTGATTCCGCAACATGCTAGGATTATATCATCTGAAAAACTAAATTAGTTTATGCACCTCTAGAGCAGATACATTTTTATGCCCTTGCTTGCTCGCATATCGTTTTTCCCTAAGGTGCTTTAAAGAAGTCTCATAAATCATGAACTGGATGGATGGATTGCACACCTGTCATGCACAATTCTGAGTCACAAGGGGAATAACTAGTGGCCTTTTTACATAATAACAATCCAAATGAAGCTAACCATAATAAGGGTAGGGATGATGCCTTTCCAAAATCCAGTGATTCCAGCTTCATTATAAACTTCAGATGCCTTCACATAAATGTAGAAAAGAAACTAAAATTAGCATAAATGCACACTGAAATATCAAAACTCACTACAGGTGATGGATAGAAACACAATGGCAAACAATAGTTCACTTTATTTATAATTGTGTGCTTTAAATTATGCAGTATGTATTTCGCATATAAACTATCATGGACAATATCATATGAAGGATCATAGAGCACCAAAGGATcatagaaaagaaagaaagtgaAAGAAATGGTCACCAACCGCATGCAAAGTTCCATAAGGATGAGGTTTTATCGAATCAAGTTCATCCAATTTATCTTGTAAAGCTGAACCTGTCAAGCCACTTTCGGAAGCTTCCCTCGATAAAGCTTCTTTCTTTCCCTCCATAATTTTTCTTTCTGCTTGCGTATGTGTCTAGAAAAATTGCAGAATGTCATGTACAATCTTCTTGGAGTCCGAAAATTAACTTAAGGAGTCAACATGTGGCATCAAAGAAATAGTTGATAAAGAATTTAAAGACTGTGAACTTGTTCTAGCACATCTTTGCGTCAATTATGAGGATGATACAAGTATCGCAATAAAAATTAGGTTCTACTAAAGATACCTCCACACCTGTGCACAATGGCTCAACAGACAATGATGATGTATCTACCTATAGAtgttaaaaaaacaaacacCATGAATGCCACCCAACCCTTTCTGAGTAGGTAGTTGTATATAcattgattttttatttctttcttgtGTTTTTTGGGTGCTATATTTTCAAGAATGAGATAGGAGTTATCTAATATTGCTGCATCAAGCCAATTGGCTTAATGGATCCAGATTATGCACTGAATCAATAGTCATGTGACCATAGTGATATggacttaaataaaattaagagaAATGACAAAACTAAGGCTTATAAAATACCTGCATACGAGTCACTAGAACCCATATTGGAATTGTAAACAATACGTTCAGTGACCTGCAAGATAACAATTCTAAATAAGAGTATTATTCAGATACCACCAACTAAAATTATTGTTCTGAAACTATACATGATCACTAGATAGACAGACATCTAATGTACATTTGATAATGGAGTAGCTATAACATTACATGTGATCATTACAAAAAGCCACTGGTTAACGGAATACTCACCCAGCTATTGCAGCCACAACAAGCCAAGAAAACATGCCAACGCTACCATCTCCTCGCCCTTTGGCTTTACGCGCAGCTGCAATGGCTTCAGCTCTGTTTTTAAAAACTTGATAAAAGTAGTAATAGATGCCCTGGCAACACGCAATAGAAGATCAAAAGATCATGATTAATAACTTATTAAAGGCCAAAACGATACCAGACGTTTATTAAACAAGGTATTACTATCGATTGTACTCAATTGAAGAAATGCCTAATTACATGAATTGATTAGCTATAATTATGTTGACTGGATCTCTTAAAGCATTAGTACGtgcgataaaaaaaaaagtggcaACATGAATTGAGAAATTGACCTGAGAAGCAGCAGTTCCGAGCAGAGAAGGTTTGAGGCCACTGTAAAGTCCACCCCAACCTTCGGTTTTAATTACCTAAAAATAAGGCACAAATCGTTGACTAAAATTGATTATGAAAAAGAAGAAACTAAATCTGTTAATGGTACCTGAACGATTTGAAGAAGAGTTCCAGGGCGTTTAGCAGGAGAATCAACAAGTTGCTGATTATTGATCTTCTTCTTCGCAAGTCTCTCCGTCTGCTGTCGCGTATTTACCTGCAATTGTAAGCCAAATTAGAAACGAAGAGAGaaaggagaaagaagaaagaaatggAGAACATATACATACAGTTTGAAGAGGATAAGTGATAATCTGAGCGATAATACCACCACCAGCTCCGGCTAGTCCATTCGCAACTGCATCTGACTTGGACATCgtctttctcttttcttctcCTCTTTCTCTTCCGCTTAATATGTAAAAATCTGTAACTAATAATCTAGTCTCTgtttgcctttttcttttttactgcTCTACTACTTGTTGACttccttcctcctttttttttttaatcaactcCATGTAATAAGTTTGACTAATCGAATCTCTGtaaatttctttttctatttttgagtTTGGATTTGTATATAATACATCTTTGCTTTATTTCGGAAAAAAATAAGttgataatttttattaaattgatttgtattttaatcatttgagcAATATGGTTGGTTATAGTTTAGTTATTTTTCTAGTTATAGtagatatatataataataattataaatatgtaGGCTTTTTTCATTAAATATCTacttaatcaaataaatatctgaacttaaaaatttcaaaaaattaaaagtagCCAACTCaaaaataaatgtaaataaTTTTGTTCTTGGTTGAAGGAGTGGGGCTGAGTCGAGGAAAActtttaaattagaaaaattcTAATAAGATCAGAGAAGTCAAGGTAATaataatagggtaaattacacccatggtcactgaactttacccattttcacattatggctacagaacttcatttcttcccggtatggccactgaactttacactttttaacactggtggccacttaacgtctcaaaacgaccgttgatggctaaaaataaaaaatccaaagagttaatgatattctaaggaactttaactcttgaaaattttcgttttgaggtcatttgggtgttgtttggttaggagagagaaagtgaatttttagagagagaaagctccaaaaaatgtgattttcgaaaataaaaaatgtggtttcatggtaaatgtcgttctgaacaactttaattcttgaattttttcattttgaggtcgttaacgatcgttaacggtcattttgagaagttagttaaaattgagtggtcaccagtgttaaaaagtgtaaagttcagtggttataccgggaagaaatgaagttcagtgtccataatgtgaaaatgagtaaagttcagtggccatgggtgtaatttacccaataataataataaatttccaattcaagttataaaattatgatGAAATTAAAGAGCGCATTTATGTAAAAGTAGATGTTGAAAACGAAGCTAAAATAAAACAGAATTAATCAAGCAAAGATCGAATACAAGGATTTGTTAACGAAGTTCAGCAGTTTTGAATTGCCTACGTCTCCGGGAGCGATGAACGGTTTTCTTATTGATTGTGTAACTTAAAGATACAGTTGTGTAatcaaaattactaaaatacccttgtACCATACCGCGGGGATAGTAGACTATTAATATTATTAGTAGTGTTCATTGGATCCTGAATAACCAAATAAATGAATTTGATTATTCATCTTTAGATCgagacttattaaatctaaggcttagaatgtttagaatctTCAAATTAAGATTTTAATAAGTTTAGATAAAATATGGTAATGTGAAATGCttgttaatattataattcaaatctCAATTTTtgataaatcaataaaaatatattataattcaaATGTTCTAAGCTTTACataatgatatatttttatattcaatgTGATTGTTGAAGTATTGTGACAATTTCACACatgttaaaaataaagtttGAATTACTCACATAACTGGTTTGTTTAAAAGGGACTTAATGTGGAGTccatatcaaaaaaaaaaaaggacttaATGTGTTAAAAATACAATTAATCAATGGTTTAATATATCCATTTAAAATATTGGAGGTATActgtattaaaaaataattgatcaatgaaataatataattatctaaaatattaagggtttaattataaaataataatttaataaccGGACTAAAATATATGTTTGCttcaaaagaaaaagggaagaaaTGAATAGTGCACAGTGCCATCCTAACATGGTTTGGTGTTTTTATAAGTTGGTCCCCAAGCCGTGACGTTTTGCTATGCTTGAAGGTAAGATTGGAAAAATTGAACCAAAAATTACAATACCATTTTGCTATTCTCGAGGGTAAGATTGGaaaaattggacaaaaatatTGTCATTGCTACTATTCACTTCATTctattttatatgtatatataattatggaGGAAAATATTATATGAtgtttgtttttaaaaaaataaattaacataaaattttaagttaattaacataaaaatttataaaaaaaaagtgcaaAATCATTTTTTTCGGTTCTAATGTAGATATTTTCCGACAAATAATGGAGTCTTAAGCCATAATGGATGTTCGTTACCATATTTGaataagttaatattattttttattgtaatGGAATTACacaaattgaactaaaagctaatTAAGTTGATAGTTAATGGTCAATCATAGATAATTCTTTCTAGTTAAAAAATCTCTTTCTAGTTGCTCTTGAACAATTAGGAGATTTTCCAGAAAAAATGACAATAAggattacataaaaaaaaatagacattATTTCTCATTACGCTCctaatatatgtttttattatttatatttattatccaTAATTCTCATTAAATGTAAAACATAAAAtgggaaaaacatgaaaaatacaaagaatGGAGAGCAAAAGATGGAAAACGTGAAAATATGGAAatggaaaatggaaaaaatgtagaaaactaaaaaatgaaaaacacaaaatgaaaaaatctgaaaaaatgtgaaaacgcAAAAATCGGAAAAAACGAACAAAGTTGTTAATCATGATATATGAATGATGGTCACATGCATATgaaaatgggaaaattacaaaactagacaCTTGGAGAAGGCCAACTATATATTTAGACTCATTTCATAACATGCTATCAAACTAGACTCTTCCAATACATTTTTCCACAAATACCCTTACAaactcttcatcttcctcaacccatcttcttcaatttcatcttcttcctcaaccaatcttcttcaacctcatcttcttcttcatccatCTTCTTCAAATGAAATTAGACACTCAAATGAAAAGAAACACATTAGAAAATCGAACttcaagaaagaaaaaaagtaaGAATATCAGAACTAAATAAATCGATCTTCAGATTCCTATATCTTTTCACTCTCAAATTCATGTTCATAATTCCAATGAGTTCTCATTCTTAATAAAAAGCTTTGGTTGAAAATCTAAATCACCATTTTCAATATTTCCTATTCGCATTTTATGAATTTGGATCGCATTTCATAAAATGCTTATTTCATAAAATGCTATCCAAATTCATAAAATGCTATTAGCATTTTATGAAATGCGATCCCAAATTCATAAAATGCGATCCATAAAATTTactttaaaacttaaaattacgCAGAAGGTAGGTCGAAAAAGAAGATGAGGTTGTAGaaatttactttaaacattcaAAATTTACTTGTATTTGTTCTTCATTGTGCTTAGTTTTTTTTCTGGTTGTTCTTAGGTTCAaataatatttgtttttcattgtGTTTAGTTTCTGTTTTCTTATATTATAGaaattaactctaaacattGAGAAGataggttgaagatgaagatgaggttgGAGAAGATGGATTGAGgaaggaagatgaagagtttgtaagggtatttttggaaaaatgTGTGGAAGAGTCTAGTTTGGTAGCATGTTATGGAAtgggtctaaatatgtaaatgactTTCTCCATTGgtctagttttataatttttccataTGAAAAATTGAGAATAATTGAGTGTTTTAACTACATTTGATGAAACCAAATAAGTATGATAATGATAGTAATTATATTTcgccatttttttttaatttgccaACCAAATATTGTGATATAACATTAttacattccattacattataactttgattacattatagTATTGCATTACAGCGTTTGCGTAAATATTGTGATATAACATTAttacattccattacattataactttgattacattatagTATTGCATTAGAGCGTTTGCGTACCAAACGAAACTTTAATGAATTTGTATGCAAATTAGTATGGAATAAATAGCACACGGACGGATCTGCGGTAGGCTCGCCCGGGGCTGCTGGTGCAGGCGGAATTTTCAGGAACTATAGGGGATTCCCAAATGGCAGCTTTGCTTTCCCAATCCATAACTCCTATGCTCATATTGCGGAACTCCAAGCTTTGATGTTCGCGGTTGATCTGGCTTGGGAGAAAGAGTGGTGTAACCTCTGGATTGAAGCTGACTCAATGTTCGTTGTAAACCTTCTCAGACAACGCTCAAAGGTTGTGCCTTGGTCAGTTAGACAGAAGTGGCTTAAATGTCTTGAAcagtgtgttgaaacacctttccacatgattttgatttgacaaaattatttaagttaatccatgattaagaggcaattaaatttaagtgctttgatttaattgtactaatatgtttgttcaatggtgagtataagtataaatgaaaatagaatcaaaaagtaagacaggacgaagtcagcatgagaactcAGCATAAGCCgagtggagtgcaactcagcacaacagaagaaaaacaagcttcagaacaaatatttaaagatgaagctgaccaaagaagctgagtgaaacgcaAGTCcttctctaaactaaagcttgcagacgaagctgaccatggaagctgagtaagagtaACTCAGAAAcgaagaacaaaagcaacgtcaataaagtcaagctgagtgttcgtcaggacagcatgaatgatccgtttgctagaagacaagatccaacaactgtctgcaccaataatagaaaccttggaattacgcacagagtcaatttcgagatgaatgggtcaactgtccgttagctaaaagacgaactggcactagaagacacacctgcgggaagaagacaagcctgacgcctgcggaattcagacgacaagaTTGGTCTGCAAATtagaagctgaccagaacaatgtcgcaagaaagagccatttgaatccaacggataattccggattcaaatgattgtgtcttcagaattcaactataaaaggacaagttcatgctTGGATCCTAAGCCGATTTtgccaagaaaaatacaagagaaaaagagaaaagatacaaagcgcattcaaacaagaaaaagatcttacaccaaacttctatttctgtgtaaaagctagattgattttgtaatcatctaaagtgttcttcatctagaaagaacaagtttgtatcaattgtaaaattgagagagtggtgctgagtactcgattttaagtactcagtggtagagaaatctaggtgttcggttatagcacttagtaggagttgagtagacgaatagaggaaggtactcttgcatattcaactgccttgtaaacggtttgtgctctacctttaaagagcttagtattggattgaaaaagcccggagggactctggggactggacgtaggcggagaggccgaaccaggataagtcgtgctgagtaatttctaactctctctcaatatatctatatatgtgttgtctgattaaattgctcaggatatgaattgtaaaagctgatactgagtaatcttggtgttgagttggaagctgacctcaagtgttaattcccaactcataagtaaaacagttatagtcaacatctgactaaagttgtcttacatttctcggccgtgctgacctaaactaagttaagtaacttaaagaattaattaagtcagcattatttagcaaaaaagttacattagtttctaacccccccccccttggaactaatcacacgtgaccaacaagtggtatcagagctaagtagctcactactcaaagatataactatcttgagctgatcccgataaatggctgagaacagcactcgtttccttccaggaaatcaaacgacacagatactccctgagggattatcaattagtcggcctcccttgtttttcggatcaaattatatattttggaaaaacaggatgaagaactttattcaagctacaaacatgagtgtgtggcttgcaatagttcaaggcccatatgtgccttataaaactgttgacaatgaaaaggttgtcaagagtgaaactgagtg of the Euphorbia lathyris chromosome 7, ddEupLath1.1, whole genome shotgun sequence genome contains:
- the LOC136235408 gene encoding peroxisomal nicotinamide adenine dinucleotide carrier-like produces the protein MSKSDAVANGLAGAGGGIIAQIITYPLQTVNTRQQTERLAKKKINNQQLVDSPAKRPGTLLQIVQVIKTEGWGGLYSGLKPSLLGTAASQGIYYYFYQVFKNRAEAIAAARKAKGRGDGSVGMFSWLVVAAIAGSLNVLFTIPIWVLVTRMQTHTQAERKIMEGKKEALSREASESGLTGSALQDKLDELDSIKPHPYGTLHAASEVYNEAGITGFWKGIIPTLIMVCNPSIQFMIYETSLKHLREKRYASKQGHKNVSALEVFLLGALAKLGATVTTYPLLVVKSRLQAKQEIGGSNSLRYSGTLDAIIKMIRYEGLSSFYKGMGTKIVQSVFAASVLFMIKEELVKAYILLADKSKKVILKLRN